The Thunnus albacares chromosome 11, fThuAlb1.1, whole genome shotgun sequence genome contains a region encoding:
- the LOC122991916 gene encoding protein NYNRIN-like produces MTERVKGFRYILVVINRFSRWIEAIPTKGPDCRSVAKFLCKEVFPRFGIPDTISSDNGPSFVAETLKIALKMLGIKQKFGCVYHPQSQGAVERANGTLKTKLRKIMADSQYKVNWVDALPLTLMSMRTQANRLTHLTPHEALTGRPMPVPYRRGPYEGPPLEQCERELTCYLQHLTQIHKVVFQQIKTVAESKDVEIPEQLRTVEPGDWVYVKVFKRKWDQPRREGPFKVILATPTALKVEGKRFWFHLNHCCRARSRQEPERDGNASRQEERQQCGPQGERRSQRLAARRRESVSSGRRDS; encoded by the coding sequence ATGACAGAACGAGTAAAAGGGTTCAGATACATCCTGGTGGTAATCAACAGATTCAGCAGATGGATAGAAGCGATCCCAACGAAAGGTCCAGACTGTAGATCTGTAGCTAAGTTCTTGTGCAAAGAGGTTTTTCCGAGATTTGGAATACCAGACACTATCAGTTCTGATAATGGGCCGTCATTTGTAGCAGAGACACTCAAAATAGCCTTAAAGATGTTAGGGATCAAACAAAAGTTTGGGTGTGTGTACCATCCACAGTCTCAGGGGGCTGTGGAAAGGGCAAATGGTACCTTAAAGACGAAGCTTAGGAAAATTATGGCAGATAGCCAGTACAAGGTTAACTGGGTGGATGCTTTGCCGTTGACATTGATGTCTATGCGAACACAAGCTAACCGACTAACGCATCTAACACCGCATGAAGCGCTTACAGGGAGACCGATGCCGGTTCCCTATCGTAGGGGGCCATATGAAGGGCCACCCCTTGAACAATGTGAAAGAGAACTAACATGTTATCTGCAACATCTAACCCAAATACACAAGGTTGTGTTTCAACAGATAAAAACTGTGGCTGAGAGCAAGGACGTGGAAATCCCAGAACAACTGAGGACAGTCGAGCCTGGTGATTGGGTCTACGTAAAAGTATTCAAACGAAAGTGGGATCAGCCAAGGCGAGAAGGACCTTTTAAGGTGATCCTAGCCACCCCAACTGCACTAAAAGTAGAGGGTAAgagattttggtttcatctcaaCCATTGCTGCAGAGCACGAAGCCGACAAGAACCAGAACGGGACGGCAACGCCTCCCGACAAGAGGAGAGACAGCAGTGCGGGCCTCAAGGAGAAAGAAGATCACAAAGATTAGCTGCTAGACGTAGAGAGTCAGTAAGCAGTGGGAGGAGAGACAGTTAG